Proteins found in one Venturia canescens isolate UGA chromosome 8, ASM1945775v1, whole genome shotgun sequence genomic segment:
- the TER94 gene encoding transitional endoplasmic reticulum ATPase TER94: MGDGKSEDLATAILRKKDRPNRLLVEEAINDDNSVVALSQAKMDELQLFRGDTVLLKGKRRKETVCIVLSDETCPNEKIRMNRVVRNNLRVRLSDVVSVQACPDVKYGKRIHVLPMDDTVEGLTGNIFEVYLKPYFLEAYRPIHKDDNFIVRGGMRAVEFKVVETDPGPFCIVAPDTVIHCEGDPIKREEEEEALNAVGYDDIGGVRKQLAQIKEMVELPLRHPSLFKAIGVKPPRGILLYGPPGTGKTLIARAVANETGAFFFLINGPEIMSKLAGESESNLRKAFEEAEKNSPAIIFIDELDAIAPKREKTHGEVERRIVSQLLTLMDGMKQSSHVIVMAATNRPNSIDGALRRFGRFDREIDIGIPDATGRLEILRIHTKNMKLADDVELEAIAGESHGHVGADLASLCSEAALQQIREKMDLIDLEDDQIDAEVLASLAVTMENFKYAMGKSSPSALRETIVEVPTVTWEDVGGLQNVKKELQELVQYPVEHPDKFLKFGMQPSRGVLFYGPPGCGKTLLAKAIANECQANFISVKGPELLTMWFGESEANVRDVFDKARSAAPCVLFFDELDSIAKSRGGSVGDGGGSADRVINQILTEMDGMGAKKNVFIIGATNRPDIIDPAILRPGRLDQLIYIPLPDEKSREAIFKANLRKSPVAKEVDLTYIAKVTHGFSGADLTEICQRACKLAIRQCIESEIRREKERMANPSVSMDMDEDDPVPEITRAHFEEAMRFARRSVSDNDIRKYEMFAQTLQQSRGFGTNFRFPQNAAGGPQDTTQGDQPFQDDGDDDLYS; encoded by the exons ATGGGTGATGGAAAAAG TGAGGATCTAGCAACTGCGATTTTACGTAAGAAGGACAGGCCAAACAGACTTTTGGTCGAAGAGGCAATCAATGATGACAACTCCGTCGTTGCCCTATCTCAAGCAAAAATGGATGAATTGCAGCTATTTCGAGGCGACACAGTGTTGCTCAAAGGCAAGAGGCGCAAAGAAACTGTATGCATTGTACTGTCCGACGAAACTTGCCCCAATGAGAAAAtacgtatgaacagagttgtCAGAAACAATCTACGTGTTCGTCTCAGTGACGTTGTGTCCGTCCAGGCTTGCCCAGATGTGAAATACGGAAAACGTATTCATGTACTACCTATGGACGATACAGTGGAAGGACTTACAGG AAACATCTTCGAGGTATATCTTAAGCCGTACTTCCTTGAAGCCTACCGTCCGATACACAAAGACGACAACTTCATTGTTCGTGGAGGTATGCGAGCTGTTGAATTCAAAGTTGTAGAGACTGATCCTGGTCCTTTCTGCATCGTTGCTCCTGATACTGTGATTCACTGTGAAGGTGATCCCATCAAGCGAGAG GAAGAGGAGGAAGCTCTGAACGCGGTTGGTTACGACGATATCGGTGGCGTGCGCAAGCAGCTCGCACAAATCAAGGAAATGGTTGAATTGCCCTTGCGGCATCCATCTTTATTCAAAGCTATCGGAGTTAAACCACCTCGTGGTATTCTTCTGTACGGTCCTCCAGGAACTGGAAAGACTCTTATTGCACGTGCAGTCGCCAACGAAACTGGAGCTTTCTTCTTTCTTATCAATG GTCCTGAAATCATGAGTAAACTTGCCGGTGAATCTGAAAGTAATTTGCGTAAAGCTTTCGAAGAGGCTGAGAAAAATTCACCGGCCATTATTTTCATCGACGAGCTCGACGCCATTGCACCGAAGAGGGAAAAG aCTCACGGTGAAGTCGAGAGGCGTATAGTGTCGCAGTTGTTGACCCTTATGGACGGCATGAAGCAAAGTTCCCACGTGATTGTAATGGCGGCGACGAATCGGCCGAACAGCATTGATGGTGCTCTCCGTCGTTTTGGGCGATTCGATCGAGAGATCGACATTGGAATTCCCGATGCGACTGGACGTTTAGAAATTTTGCGTATTCACACGAAGAACATGAAACTTGCCGATGACGTCGAGCTCGAGGCg ATCGCTGGGGAGAGTCACGGTCACGTTGGTGCTGATTTAGCTTCCCTCTGTTCCGAGGCTGCCCTTCaacaaattcgtgaaaaaatggatCTTATTGATTTGGAGGACGATCAAATCGACGCCGAAGTCTTAGCCTCACTGGCCGTTACGatggaaaatttcaag TACGCAATGGGCAAGAGCAGTCCCAGCGCGCTTCGTGAAACGATCGTCGAAGTTCCCACGGTTACTTGGGAGGATGTTGGAGGTCTTCAAAACGTCAAGAAAGAACTTCAGGAATTGGTTCAG tatccgGTCGAGCATCcggacaaatttttgaaatttggtatGCAACCATCGAGAGGCGTTCTGTTTTACGGTCCTCCTGGTTGCGGTAAGACGCTTTTAGCCAAAGCAATTGCGAATGAGTGCCAGGCGAATTTCATCTCTGTCAAGGGTCCGGAACTTTTGACAATGTGGTTCGGTGAATCCGAAGCCAACGTCCGCGACGTTTTCGACAAg GCAAGATCAGCGGCTCCTTGTGTActatttttcgacgaattaGATTCGATTGCAAAATCACGCGGTGGTTCCGTAGGCGATGGCGGTGGATCCGCTGATCGTGTCATCAACCAAATTCTCACGGAGATGGACGGTATGGGAGCGAAAAAGAACGTATTCATAATTGGAGCGACCAATCGTCCAGACATCATCGATCCCGCTATCCTACGACCCGGTCGTCTTGATCAGCTAATTTACATCCCGTTGCCAGATGAAAAATCTCGCGAGGCTATTTTCAAGGCAAATTTGCGGAAATCCCCCGTAGCAAAG GAAGTCGATTTAACTTACATCGCTAAAGTGACTCACGGTTTTTCGGGTGCCGATTTGACAGAGATCTGTCAGCGTGCGTGTAAGCTCGCTATTAGGCAGTGTATCGAGAGCGAAATTCGCAGAGAAAAGGAGCGTATGGCAAATCCTTCAGTATCGATGGAT ATGGATGAGGATGACCCCGTCCCAGAAATAACGCGTGCTCATTTCGAGGAGGCAATGAGGTTCGCACGTCGTTCAGTGTCCGACAACGATATAAGAAAGTACGAAATGTTTGCCCAGACTCTCCAACAGTCACGAGGATTCGGAACGAACTTTAG ATTTCCTCAAAATGCGGCCGGAGGGCCACAGGACACGACGCAGGGCGATCAGCCGTTCCAAGACGACGGTGACGACGATCTCTATAGTTAA